Part of the Nitrospinota bacterium genome, TGATCGGGCGAACCTCGGTAAGGGTGCGGCCGTCGGCGCGCAGCCCTTCGTTCAGTATCATTTCGCGCAGCACCTGCTGCTCCACGTCGTCGTAAGCGCCCTTTATTATCTTGCCCGCCGTTGCCTTGTTCTCGGCGGTGATGTAGTTGTCGACCAGCGATTTTTTGACATTCGCCATCGCTTCGATGCGGGCGTGCTTGTCTTTTATGCAGATGGCGTTTTTGATGTCGCCGCGGTGGACTCGGATTTTTTCGTGCCATTCGGTGTCGCGGTTGGCCGGGGCGAAGGCCATTTTCGGGCGGCCCACCTTCTCGGCCAGCTCTTTTTGCGCCGCGCAGAGCTTGTGTATGGCGGCGTGCGCCAATTCAAGCGCCTGTATGAGAAGTTCCTCGGAGATTTCCTTGGCTTCGCCTTCCACCATGGTGATCGAATCGTCGGTGCCGGCGATCACGATGTCCATCTGGCTCTTCTTGCGCTCTTCGGCGGTGGGGTTCACCACCAGCTTGCCGTCGATGTAGCCCATCCGCACGGCTCCGACCGGTCCATGGTACGGGATGTTGGAGACGAGCAGCGCGGCGGAGGATGCGATGACCGACAGAACGTCGGGTTCGTTTATGGCGTCATAGGAAAGGGCATAGGTGAATACCTGCGTATCGTTCATGAAACCGTCCGGGAAGAGCGGGCGGATGGGGCGGTCGGCGAGGCGCGAGGTGAGAATTTCGCGCTCGGACGGCCGCGCTTCGCGGCGGTGGAAGCTTCCCGGTATTTTGCCGGAGGCGTAAAATTTTTCACGGTAGTCCATGCTGAGGGGGAACCAGTCCTGCCCTTCCTTGGGGGACGCGGCGGAGGTTGCGGCGCCGAAGACGATGGTTTCGCCGCAATAGATCATCACGGAGCCGCCGGCTTGACGGGCTATTTCGCCGGATTCGATGGCGATGGTTTTTCCGCCGATTTCAATTTCCACTCTGGTAGCAGCCATAGTTCAGATTCTCCTAAGTGTTACGAAAAGCCACGATGGCAGATTCGGCCGCTGTACTGCACATGGAACAATCGTATTCATGGCTAGTCGGCCGGAAAACGGAGGATCCGCGCCTATTTGCGCAGACCCAGCGATTCGATGATGGTTTTGTAGCGGCTAACTTCAATCCGCTTGAGGTAATCAAGCAACCGGCGGCGGTGGTTCACCATCCGCAACAGGGAGCGCCGGGAGTGGTTGTCTTTCTTGTGTGTTTCAAAGTGCTTGGTGAGGTAGCTGATCCGCTCGCTCAGGAGCGCCACCTGCACTTCGGGCGAGCCGCAGTCGTTTTCGCTTTTTTTATGGGTTCCGATGATCTGGGTCTTCTTTTCTTTCGTTAATGGCATAGTCCTGTTTCTCTTGCTCTTTCTTTGTTAAACTTTTTTATTTCAGCGCAGAAATGTATCACAAGCGGCGCCGTTTTGTAAAGGACTTTTATGGAAGCGGAGGAGGGGGGGTTAACGGTAAATATCTTCCAGCGCCGCAAGCAGCCGTTTTTTGGCCTCTGCGATTGAGGTGTCCTCCATGCGGCAGCCGCTGGCGCGGGCATGGCCGCCGCCGCCGAATTGTTCAGCCAGCTTGTTCACATCCACGGCGTCGGTGCGGCTGCGCAGGCTGATCCGGAGCTTTCCTTTTTCCTTTTCGCGTATCAGGAAGGCGGTCTCCACCCCCTTGATGGCGAGCGGCTGGTTGACGAACCCTTCGTCGTCCATTTTTTTGCCGATTTCAGAGTTCATA contains:
- the rpsO gene encoding 30S ribosomal protein S15 — protein: MPLTKEKKTQIIGTHKKSENDCGSPEVQVALLSERISYLTKHFETHKKDNHSRRSLLRMVNHRRRLLDYLKRIEVSRYKTIIESLGLRK